In Bufo gargarizans isolate SCDJY-AF-19 chromosome 6, ASM1485885v1, whole genome shotgun sequence, a single genomic region encodes these proteins:
- the HEXIM1 gene encoding protein HEXIM1, which translates to MAEVGVQEPTLPCKSLAGGGSLLDSQEDSGWQPRAEEEMGECQRRSPSTLSCPDKEDNGGKVGDSPKPGHLGQGKSQQQEEEWKELGKKRHRRRPSKKKRRWKPYNKLTWEEKKRLEERESQRASKMRAEMFAKGQPVAPYNTTQFLMEDHDQEEPDLCPPPRRGLASLPSFHANSFAKDDSTEEDEEEDGTGSDGLGSDDGAEFLQKDFSETYEKYHAESLQDMSKQELIREYLELEKCLSRMEEENNSLRIKELATATQESRIRQLELELGKLKEENRRLLREREPRDTDSSPC; encoded by the coding sequence ATGGCTGAAGTGGGAGTTCAGGAGCCAACCCTGCCCTGCAAAAGTTTGGCAGGTGGGGGATCCCTGCTGGACAGCCAAGAAGATAGTGGGTGGCAACCGagggcagaggaggagatggGGGAGTGCCAGAGGAGAAGTCCCTCCACCCTGTCCTGCCCAGATAAAGAGGACAACGGCGGCAAGGTGGGCGACTCTCCTAAGCCCGGGCACCTTGGCCAGGGCAAATCCCAGCAGCAGGAAGAGGAGTGGAAGGAGCTGGGCAAGAAGAGGCATCGAAGGCGCCCGTCCAAGAAGAAGAGGAGGTGGAAGCCTTACAACAAGCTGACCTGGGAGGAGAAGAAGCGGCTGGAGGAGCGCGAGTCGCAGCGGGCATCCAAGATGAGGGCTGAGATGTTTGCCAAAGGGCAGCCGGTGGCCCCGTACAACACCACGCAGTTCCTGATGGAGGACCACGACCAGGAGGAGCCGGACCTGTGCCCCCCGCCGCGGAGAGGCCTGGCCTCGCTCCCCTCCTTCCATGCCAACTCTTTCGCCAAAGACGACAGCacggaggaggacgaggaggaggacggGACTGGCAGCGACGGCCTGGGCAGCGACGACGGGGCCGAGTTCTTACAGAAGGACTTCTCCGAGACCTACGAGAAGTATCACGCGGAGAGCCTGCAGGACATGAGCAAGCAGGAGCTGATCCGGGAGTACCTGGAGCTGGAGAAGTGCCTGAGCcgcatggaggaggagaacaaCAGCCTGAGGATCAAGGAGCTGGCCACCGCCACCCAGGAGTCCAGGATCCGGCAGCTGGAGCTGGAACTGGGGAAGCTGAAGGAGGAGAACCGCCGCCTGCTGCGAGAGCGGGAGCCCCGGGACACTGACTCCTCTCCATGCTGA